One window of the Mangifera indica cultivar Alphonso unplaced genomic scaffold, CATAS_Mindica_2.1 Un_0160, whole genome shotgun sequence genome contains the following:
- the LOC123208217 gene encoding B-box zinc finger protein 24-like, with amino-acid sequence MKIQCDVCERAPATVICCADEAALCAKCDIDVHAANKLASKHQRLLLQCLSNKLPPCDICREKTAFIFCVEDRALFCKECDEPIHSAGSLSANHQRFLATGIRVGLSSSCTKESEKSKFDPPNQNAQQSSVKVPAQQQSGISSPWAMDDLLQFSDFESSEKKEQVEFGELEWLADMGLFSEQVPQEGLAAAEVPQLPVSNSSSVSSFRPMKSSMPHKKPRIEIPDDDDEYFTVPDLG; translated from the exons atgaagattcagTGTGATGTGTGTGAGAGAGCTCCTGCAACGGTGATTTGTTGTGCAGATGAGGCTGCACTCTGTGCTAAATGCGACATTGATGTACATGCAGCTAACAAACTGGCCAGTAAGCACCAAAGGCTTCTCCTTCAGTGCCTTTCCAACAAGCTTCCTCCATGTGATATTTGCCGA GAAAAGACTGCTTTCATTTTTTGTGTTGAAGACAGAGCTCTCTTCTGTAAGGAGTGTGATGAGCCTATTCATTCAGCCGGTAGCCTTTCGGCAAACCATCAGCGATTCCTGGCAACTGGAATCCGAGTAGGTTTGAGCTCTAGTTGCACCAAGGAGTCTGAGAAAAGCAAGTTTGACCCACCTAATCAGAATGCTCAACAATCTTCTGTCAAAGTGCCTGCACAGCAACAGTCAGGCATTTCATCTCCGTGGGCCATGGATGATCTGCtacaattttcagattttgaatCCTCTGAAAAG AAGGAACAAGTTGAGTTTGGAGAGCTTGAATGGCTAGCTGACATGGGACTATTCAGTGAGCAAGTTCCTCAGGAGGGTCTAGCAGCAGCTGAAGTTCCTCAACTTCCCGTTTCCAACTCCAGCAGTGTTTCCTCATTCAGACCTATGAAATCCAGCATGCCGCACAAGAAGCCCAGGATCGAAATAccagatgatgatgatgagtatTTCACAGTCCCGGATCTTGGCTAA